From a region of the Actinopolymorpha singaporensis genome:
- a CDS encoding PhoH family protein, protein MAQTSPTQTKIVVPSSISMVSLLGPRDEFLRVAEKEFDAQIHVRGNEITVTAAPEERILVEQLFDELVAIVRSGHGLTSDAVERSVAMLRTRDAERPTDVLTLNILSNRGRTIRPKTVGQKRYVDAIDQHTVIFSIGPAGTGKTYLAMAKAVQALQAKQVNRIILTRPAVEAGERLGFLPGTLSEKIDPYLRPLYDALHDMIDPDSIPRLLTAGTIEVAPLAYMRGRTLNDAFIILDEAQNTSPEQMKMFLTRLGFGSKMVVTGDVTQIDLPGGTSSGLKVVHDILDGLDDVHFSTLGSQDVVRHKLVGRIVAAYDAYEAKRSADNGGRPVEVGRRQPAPRRP, encoded by the coding sequence ATGGCGCAGACCAGCCCCACACAGACCAAGATCGTCGTACCCTCGAGCATCTCGATGGTCAGCCTGCTCGGCCCGCGCGACGAGTTTCTCCGGGTGGCGGAGAAGGAGTTCGACGCGCAGATCCACGTCCGCGGCAACGAGATCACGGTGACCGCGGCCCCGGAGGAGCGCATCCTCGTCGAGCAGCTCTTCGACGAGCTGGTCGCCATCGTCCGTTCCGGGCACGGCCTGACCTCCGACGCGGTGGAGCGCAGCGTGGCGATGCTGCGGACCCGCGACGCCGAACGCCCAACCGACGTGCTCACCCTCAACATCCTGTCCAACCGCGGCCGGACGATCCGGCCCAAGACGGTCGGGCAGAAGCGCTACGTCGACGCGATCGACCAGCACACGGTGATCTTCTCCATCGGCCCGGCCGGCACCGGCAAGACCTACCTCGCGATGGCGAAGGCGGTCCAGGCGCTGCAGGCCAAGCAGGTCAACCGGATCATCCTCACCCGGCCGGCGGTCGAGGCCGGGGAGAGGCTGGGCTTCCTGCCCGGCACGCTGTCGGAGAAGATCGACCCCTACCTCCGGCCGTTGTACGACGCGCTGCACGACATGATCGACCCCGACTCGATCCCGCGGCTGCTGACCGCCGGGACGATCGAGGTCGCGCCGCTCGCCTACATGCGCGGCCGCACCCTCAACGACGCGTTCATCATCCTGGACGAGGCACAGAACACCTCGCCGGAGCAGATGAAGATGTTCCTCACCCGCCTGGGCTTCGGCTCGAAGATGGTGGTGACCGGCGACGTCACCCAGATCGACCTGCCGGGCGGCACGTCGTCGGGCCTGAAGGTCGTGCACGACATCCTCGACGGGCTCGACGACGTGCACTTCAGCACGCTGGGCAGCCAGGACGTCGTACGCCACAAGCTGGTGGGCCGGATCGTCGCCGCCTACGACGCCTACGAGGCCAAGCGCTCCGCGGACAACGGCGGCCGCCCGGTCGAGGTCGGCCGGCGCCAGCCCGCGCCACGGCGTCCCTGA
- the ybeY gene encoding rRNA maturation RNase YbeY — translation MSIDIANESGVEVDERELSRLARFVLDRMRLHPQAELSVVLVDEETMAEHHVRWMDEPGPTDVLAFPMDELRPGREGEEPPSGLLGDVVLCPQVAERQAKDAGHSTEDELQLLATHGILHLLGYDHAEPEEHQEMFGLQARLLAEWQPHRGAGDSG, via the coding sequence ATGAGCATTGACATCGCCAACGAGTCCGGCGTCGAGGTCGACGAACGCGAGCTGTCCAGGCTCGCCCGCTTCGTCCTGGACCGGATGCGCCTGCACCCGCAGGCCGAGCTGTCCGTTGTCCTCGTCGACGAGGAGACGATGGCCGAGCACCACGTCCGGTGGATGGACGAGCCCGGCCCGACCGACGTCCTCGCGTTCCCGATGGACGAGCTGCGGCCCGGCCGGGAGGGCGAGGAGCCGCCGAGCGGGCTGCTGGGTGACGTGGTGCTGTGCCCGCAGGTCGCCGAACGCCAGGCGAAGGACGCCGGTCACTCCACCGAGGACGAGTTGCAGCTGCTCGCCACTCACGGGATCCTGCACCTGCTGGGGTACGACCACGCCGAGCCGGAGGAGCATCAGGAGATGTTCGGCCTGCAGGCCCGCCTGCTGGCGGAGTGGCAACCGCATCGCGGGGCGGGCGACAGCGGATGA
- a CDS encoding hemolysin family protein has translation MTGDVWLVVLAAVLVLVAGFLASAEAALSAFSKSRADGLVAAGRRGADRVRLLVEDRASYLNTALFMRLVCELTATVLVADVLFGVIQATWAAILATAGVMILVSYVVVGVAPRTVGRQHPDRVALMTAPSVIALTRVLGPLPKLLILLGNALTPGKGFREGPFATEAELRELVDIAEASRVIESGEREMIHSVFELGDTIVREVMVPRTDIVVIERTKTLRQLMSLALRSGFSRIPVIGENLDDVVGVAYLKDVTQRVYDNRQAETTERVEQVMRPPAFVPDSKPVDGLLREMQQQRTHLAIVLDEYGGTAGLVTIEDILEEIVGEITDEYDVAPRAVERLGSGAVRVSSRLPIHELGELFDLELDDEDVDSVGGLMAKHLDRVPIPGAKVSVEGLQLLAEGPVGRRNRIPTILVTRVDERPWDEAQQNAEERTSP, from the coding sequence ATGACCGGTGACGTCTGGCTGGTCGTCCTGGCCGCCGTCCTGGTCCTCGTCGCCGGGTTCCTCGCCTCCGCCGAGGCTGCCCTGTCGGCGTTCTCCAAGTCACGGGCCGACGGTCTGGTCGCGGCCGGCCGACGTGGTGCGGACCGGGTGCGCCTGCTGGTCGAGGACCGCGCGTCGTACCTCAACACCGCGCTGTTCATGCGGCTGGTCTGCGAGCTGACCGCCACCGTCCTGGTCGCCGACGTGTTGTTCGGCGTCATCCAGGCGACCTGGGCGGCGATCCTGGCCACGGCCGGGGTGATGATCCTCGTGTCGTACGTCGTCGTGGGCGTGGCGCCGCGCACGGTCGGTCGCCAGCACCCCGACCGGGTGGCGCTGATGACCGCGCCGTCGGTGATCGCGCTGACCCGGGTGCTCGGCCCGCTGCCGAAGCTGCTGATCCTCCTCGGCAACGCACTGACCCCAGGCAAGGGCTTTCGCGAGGGCCCGTTCGCCACGGAGGCCGAGCTGCGGGAGCTGGTCGACATCGCCGAGGCGAGCCGGGTGATCGAGTCCGGTGAGCGGGAGATGATCCACTCGGTGTTCGAGCTGGGCGACACCATCGTGCGCGAGGTGATGGTTCCCCGTACCGACATCGTGGTCATCGAGCGCACCAAGACCCTGCGCCAGCTGATGTCGCTCGCCCTGCGCAGCGGCTTCTCCCGGATCCCCGTCATCGGGGAGAACCTCGACGACGTGGTGGGAGTGGCCTACCTCAAGGACGTCACCCAGCGGGTCTACGACAACCGCCAGGCCGAGACCACCGAACGCGTGGAGCAGGTGATGCGCCCGCCGGCGTTCGTACCCGACTCCAAACCCGTCGACGGCCTGCTGCGGGAGATGCAGCAGCAGCGCACCCACCTCGCGATCGTCCTGGACGAGTACGGCGGCACCGCCGGCCTGGTCACGATCGAGGACATCCTGGAGGAGATCGTCGGCGAGATCACCGACGAGTACGACGTGGCGCCGCGGGCGGTCGAACGCCTCGGCAGCGGGGCCGTGCGGGTCAGCTCCCGGCTGCCCATCCACGAGCTCGGCGAGCTGTTCGACCTGGAGCTGGACGACGAGGACGTGGACAGCGTCGGCGGCCTGATGGCCAAGCACCTGGACCGGGTGCCGATCCCGGGGGCGAAGGTCTCGGTGGAGGGGCTGCAGCTGCTGGCCGAGGGCCCGGTGGGCCGGCGCAACCGGATCCCGACCATCCTGGTCACCCGGGTGGACGAACGGCCCTGGGACGAGGCCCAGCAGAACGCCGAGGAGCGCACCTCCCCCTAG
- a CDS encoding VOC family protein yields the protein MSVGPLSQVHISVNDVDRAVGFYRDVLRIPFLFRVPGQPMAFFQSGDVRLYLGVPETPDFAGRVTLYFRVDDLDAEHARLRERGVDFLDGPHLVHRDEVTELWMAFFRDPDGNNLAITSERPPTRVG from the coding sequence ATGTCAGTCGGACCACTTTCCCAGGTGCACATCAGCGTCAATGACGTCGACCGAGCGGTCGGGTTCTACCGCGACGTTCTCCGGATTCCGTTCCTGTTCCGGGTACCCGGACAGCCGATGGCGTTCTTCCAGTCGGGTGACGTAAGGCTCTATCTCGGCGTCCCGGAGACACCGGACTTCGCCGGCCGGGTGACGCTCTACTTCCGGGTCGACGACCTCGACGCCGAACACGCCCGGCTGCGCGAGCGCGGCGTGGACTTCCTCGACGGGCCACACCTGGTCCACCGAGACGAGGTCACCGAGTTGTGGATGGCGTTCTTCCGCGACCCCGACGGCAACAACCTCGCGATCACCAGCGAACGCCCGCCCACCCGGGTCGGCTGA